A stretch of Dryobates pubescens isolate bDryPub1 chromosome 35, bDryPub1.pri, whole genome shotgun sequence DNA encodes these proteins:
- the CSF1 gene encoding macrophage colony-stimulating factor 1: protein MPRLGAKVSLLRCTLLSSLILLLVCSIHETEQNSYCQQIITEKHLAELEELADTQMQHPGRVSFKFINKTQLNDSVCYVKAAFPLLGKILERTEFKENSSNAKRMQAVRRMYNSIDENVDPCIREEDDEERELSQMCFEEFTTSPYEMLLLVKEFFQDINQLLQDQETFERDCSQVYLSTCLGPRKAGPPPGVGTDPDCNYLSPALPPATQPSLSAATHASREVAAASTRVPYNLLHATLADLDAPSQPPSSTDGGSGTEEVLGAGVGDTVPVPPSGMQQTAPADSTKPLLDPAGTPSLAAVDVPILRGDGELADGGSEAAAGPPLQDPAQKQGVSILPEHPGGLGTSTPEASPSSGSAGGGARIRPAAAAEPVTQLRFSRMAPAVGGRAPGGPGARGRGWGLSRLREPEDGGAGPSFDSGFVLSAEQRRKEPPASEGHWEPLIYIMVASVVAVLLAVGGLLFYKYKSRVLDRSLEDGGCDPEEPERRALQGARGCPELETQDL, encoded by the exons ATGCCCCGCCTCGGAGCCAAG gtgtccctgctccgctgcactctgctgtcatccctcatcctcctcctggtCTGCAGCATCCATGAGACGGAGCAGAACAGCTACTGCCAGCAGATCATCACGGAGAAGCACCTGGccgagctggaggagctg GCTGACACTCAGatgcagcacccaggcagggtCTCCTTCAAGTTCATCAATAAGACACAGTTG AATGACTCTGTTTGCTACGTGAAAgctgccttccccctgctgGGCAAGATCCTGGAGCGAACAGAGTTCAAGGAGAACTCCTCCAACGCCAAGAGGATGCAGGCGGTGCGCAGGATGTACAACAGCATCGACGAGAACGTCGACCCCTGCATCAGGGAGGAGGATGATGAGGAGAGGGAG ctgtcCCAGATGTGCTTCGAGGAGTTCACCACCTCCCCCTacgagatgctgctgctggtgaaggAATTCTTCCAAGACATcaaccagctgctgcaggaccagGAGACCTTCGAGAGGGACTGCAGCCAGGTCTACCTCAGCACCTGCTTGgggcccaggaaggctggacccCCACCAG GTGTGGGGACAGATCCTGACTGCAATTAcctgtcccctgccctccctcctgccacccagccctCCCTCTCCGCTGCCACCCatgccagcagggaggtggcagccgCTAGCACCCGGGTCCCTTACAACCTTCTCCATGCCACCCTCGCTGACTTAGATGCTCCGtctcagccccccagcagcacggACGGCGGCTCAGGGACCGAGGAGGTCCTGGGTGCCGGGGTAGGGGACACGGTGCCAGTGCCACCCTCTGGCATGCAGCAGACAGCTCCAGCCGACagcaccaaacccctcctggatcCAGCTGGGACCCCgagcctggcagcagtggaTGTCCCCATCCTGCGTGGGGACGGCGAGCTGGCGGACGGAggctctgaagcagcagctgggccccCCCTGCAGGATCCAGCCCAGAAgcagggagtctccatcctcccgGAGCATCCCGGCGGGCTCGGCACCAGCACGCCAGAGGCATCCCCCAGCTCCGGCTCGGCCGGTGGCGGAGCCAGGATCCGTCCTGCCGCGGCGGCAGAGCCCGTCACGCAGCTGCGCTTCTCCAGGATGGCTCCGGCCGTAGGGGGCCGGGCGCCGGGAGGCCCCGGGGCGAGGGGgcgaggctgggggctgagccggCTGCGGGAGCCCGAGGACGGCGGAGCCGGCCCCAGCTTTGACTCTGGCTTTGTTCTGAGCGCAGAGCAGCGCAGGAAGGAGCCGCCTGCCAGCGAGGGCCACTGGGAGCCCCTCATATACATCATGGTGGCCAGCGTGGTGGCTGTCTTGCTGGCCGTGGGAGGGCTGCTCTTCTACAAGTATAAATCCAGG GTCCTGGACCGATCGCTGGAAGATGGAGGCTGTGACCCCGAGGAGCCAGAGAGGAG GGCGCTGCAGGGAGCGAGGGGATGTCCAGAGCTGGAGACTCAGGACCTCTGA